From Synoicihabitans lomoniglobus, the proteins below share one genomic window:
- a CDS encoding MlaA family lipoprotein: MSQGIRQAFCYLALHALFLSCALGQPSDQTGAGVDAPKTAAPAAPIEPTVVAYTDYRDPLMPFNRAMFAFNDLTLRTVLIPLGKGYVKVVPKPVRTGVGNVFANLKLPISAINHLLQFKPKQAGQNLGRFVINSTVGLAGIFDPATKEFRMKRLDTDFEDTLAHYGAGYGAYLVLPLFGPTDMRRGTGSIVDYFLHPVTYLAETPESTIINGFDYFQDFAPAGENYLKLRAESGEPYIFFRNLYLQDVQRNADYEKTPN; the protein is encoded by the coding sequence ATGAGCCAAGGCATCCGTCAGGCGTTCTGCTACCTCGCGCTCCACGCGCTGTTTTTGTCCTGTGCACTAGGCCAGCCGTCCGATCAAACGGGGGCGGGAGTCGATGCCCCGAAAACAGCCGCGCCAGCCGCGCCCATCGAACCGACCGTAGTCGCCTACACGGATTATCGAGATCCGCTCATGCCGTTCAATCGGGCCATGTTCGCGTTCAATGACCTGACCTTGCGCACCGTGCTGATTCCGTTGGGCAAGGGTTACGTCAAAGTCGTTCCGAAACCCGTCCGCACCGGCGTGGGAAACGTATTCGCCAACCTGAAACTGCCGATTTCCGCGATCAATCATCTCCTCCAGTTCAAACCGAAACAGGCGGGACAAAATCTGGGGCGTTTCGTGATCAACTCCACGGTCGGCCTCGCCGGGATCTTCGACCCGGCCACGAAAGAGTTTCGTATGAAGCGTCTGGATACAGACTTCGAAGACACGCTCGCCCACTACGGCGCGGGTTACGGCGCCTATCTCGTCTTGCCGCTCTTCGGACCCACGGATATGCGCCGCGGCACCGGATCGATCGTCGACTACTTTCTACATCCCGTAACCTACCTCGCAGAGACCCCTGAATCCACCATCATCAACGGCTTCGATTATTTTCAGGACTTCGCTCCCGCCGGAGAAAACTATCTGAAACTAAGAGCCGAAAGCGGCGAGCCCTACATCTTCTTCCGGAACCTCTATCTCCAGGATGTCCAGCGTAACGCCGACTATGAGAAAACGCCCAACTAG
- a CDS encoding efflux RND transporter permease subunit: MRKRPTSPFVDLVVDHSKGVLALFVVIAGILSWQASRFEINASAETLLTKDNQIYQQAQSVNRRFSPQEFLLVVYRPRDHDVLSEQTFADLRTLSAELIKLPRVASVRSLLNVPLLSLAPGGLSGDLDPDQWTIEANDFSNKEIKSALTGHPIYQDLLVNQDFSATAIQVSFKRDSELEGIENAVLDLRRGAVEAKLSEAQSQKIERLQEQAEPLQKALDRTREHEIKAIRDLSVAYQDRAEILLGGAHVLGYEMIQIITKDLIVFGVAIFTIICLTLALIFRELKWVVIPVICCVFSVLPTMGLLALLGLKATVISANFIALQLILTIAIALHLIVQFIEEQDRHPNATTGELLKATLQEKTRPCLYAGITTSVGFASLLFSGLQSVISFGYMMIIAMGVSIVSSLIVFPAAVSLFARRGTPRSHKLTDSLLRSTSRLVLNRSGLIVMISLATIVISAAGLFLLNVENSFINYFRESTQTRRELAFIDQEFGGSTPLDVIYDIPGYLKQDDLIITADAVQKLQQIQAMLDAKQGTGKSLSLVNFTELAKTVNQGRPLTEYELTAIYRTLDHDFRDALLGSFFAADDGQARISLRISDTTDGLNRAEFMTDLKQSMADLGIEKDQYQLTSLFVLYQDILQRLFRSQILTIGLVFIVLSLTFWVIFRSLKIALIAIIPNIVTTIIILGVMGLGRIPLDLMTITIAAIGMGIAVDDTIHYLHRFLAEHRQHSTEKAIEKTHASVGHAILYTSLVIILGFSALSFSDFVPSVLFGLLTALSIAVALLCDLCLLPVLLKRFMRNRNEI, from the coding sequence ATGAGAAAACGCCCAACTAGTCCCTTCGTCGACCTGGTCGTCGATCACTCGAAAGGGGTGCTCGCGCTTTTTGTAGTCATCGCCGGGATACTTTCCTGGCAGGCGAGTCGTTTTGAAATCAACGCCTCGGCTGAAACGCTGCTGACCAAAGACAACCAGATCTATCAGCAAGCCCAGTCGGTCAATCGCCGCTTTTCGCCGCAGGAATTCCTGCTCGTGGTTTATCGCCCGAGAGACCACGACGTGCTGTCCGAACAGACATTCGCTGACCTGAGAACGCTTAGTGCCGAATTGATCAAGCTCCCGCGCGTCGCATCGGTTCGTTCCCTTCTCAACGTTCCGCTTCTTTCGCTCGCTCCCGGCGGACTGAGCGGAGATCTCGATCCCGACCAATGGACGATCGAAGCGAATGATTTCAGTAACAAAGAAATAAAGTCCGCTTTGACCGGGCATCCGATTTATCAGGACCTCCTCGTCAACCAGGACTTTTCCGCCACCGCGATTCAAGTCTCCTTCAAACGGGATAGCGAACTTGAGGGCATCGAAAACGCGGTTCTCGATCTTCGAAGAGGGGCGGTCGAAGCCAAACTCAGCGAGGCGCAATCCCAGAAAATCGAAAGACTGCAGGAGCAAGCCGAGCCACTACAGAAGGCGCTCGATCGAACTCGCGAACACGAGATCAAAGCCATCCGCGATCTGTCTGTCGCATATCAAGACCGAGCTGAAATTCTGTTGGGCGGCGCGCACGTTCTCGGCTACGAGATGATCCAGATCATCACCAAGGATCTTATCGTGTTCGGGGTCGCCATTTTCACGATCATCTGCCTCACCCTCGCGCTGATTTTTCGTGAACTCAAGTGGGTCGTCATCCCGGTCATCTGCTGCGTTTTCAGTGTGCTCCCCACCATGGGTTTGCTAGCATTGCTGGGTCTGAAAGCGACGGTCATTTCCGCAAACTTCATTGCGCTCCAGCTCATCCTGACGATCGCCATAGCGCTTCACTTGATTGTCCAGTTCATCGAAGAGCAGGACCGCCATCCGAATGCGACCACCGGAGAACTGCTTAAGGCGACCCTTCAGGAAAAAACTAGACCCTGCCTCTACGCCGGCATCACCACTTCGGTCGGGTTCGCTTCGCTCCTCTTCAGCGGCCTGCAATCGGTCATCTCGTTCGGCTACATGATGATCATCGCAATGGGCGTCTCGATCGTGAGCAGCTTGATCGTGTTTCCCGCCGCGGTATCCCTTTTTGCCCGACGCGGCACCCCTCGCAGCCACAAGCTGACGGATTCCCTGCTTCGGTCCACCTCCCGGCTTGTCCTCAATCGCAGCGGGTTGATCGTCATGATCAGCCTGGCGACGATCGTGATCAGCGCGGCGGGCCTGTTCCTGCTGAATGTCGAAAACAGTTTCATTAACTATTTTCGGGAATCCACGCAAACGAGACGCGAGCTGGCGTTCATCGATCAGGAGTTCGGCGGATCGACTCCCCTGGACGTCATCTACGATATTCCGGGCTACCTGAAACAGGACGACCTGATCATCACGGCCGACGCCGTCCAAAAGCTGCAACAGATCCAAGCCATGCTCGATGCGAAGCAAGGAACCGGCAAATCGCTCTCCTTGGTCAACTTCACCGAGCTGGCCAAAACCGTGAACCAAGGTCGTCCGCTTACGGAATACGAGCTGACCGCCATTTACCGCACGCTCGACCACGATTTCCGCGATGCCCTGCTCGGCTCTTTCTTTGCTGCCGACGATGGCCAAGCCCGAATCAGTCTCCGAATATCGGATACGACCGACGGCCTGAATCGCGCCGAATTCATGACGGATCTAAAGCAGTCGATGGCCGACCTCGGCATCGAGAAGGATCAATACCAACTCACCAGCCTTTTCGTCCTCTACCAAGACATCCTGCAGCGCCTCTTCCGCTCGCAAATCCTCACCATCGGCCTGGTCTTCATCGTGCTTTCGCTCACGTTTTGGGTGATATTCCGTTCGCTCAAAATCGCGCTCATTGCGATCATTCCCAATATCGTAACCACGATCATCATACTCGGGGTGATGGGCTTGGGGCGCATTCCGCTCGATTTGATGACAATCACGATCGCGGCGATCGGCATGGGCATAGCCGTGGACGACACCATTCACTACCTCCACCGGTTTCTCGCGGAGCACCGGCAGCACTCCACGGAAAAGGCCATCGAAAAAACCCATGCCTCGGTCGGCCACGCCATCCTCTACACATCCCTCGTCATCATTCTGGGTTTTTCCGCGCTCAGTTTCTCGGACTTCGTTCCCAGCGTGCTCTTCGGATTGCTGACCGCCCTATCGATCGCCGTCGCCCTGCTCTGCGACCTCTGCCTTCTCCCCGTGCTCCTCAAACGGTTCATGCGAAACCGGAACGAAATATGA
- a CDS encoding autorepressor SdpR family transcription factor has protein sequence MNQVFRALSDPTRREVLKLLRRRPMTAGELAEKFPVAKPTMSRHFAVLREAGLIESEKSGTTITYRLQLSVLEDALLGFTSAFGFDEQVKASREVAAVKPGRSVS, from the coding sequence ATGAATCAGGTTTTCCGGGCCCTTTCCGATCCGACGCGGCGGGAGGTGTTGAAGCTGCTGCGCCGTCGGCCCATGACTGCGGGTGAGTTGGCGGAAAAATTTCCCGTAGCCAAACCGACGATGTCGCGGCACTTCGCCGTGTTGCGTGAGGCCGGGTTGATCGAGTCGGAGAAAAGCGGCACGACGATCACCTACCGGCTGCAACTCTCCGTGCTGGAAGACGCCCTGTTGGGGTTCACGAGCGCCTTCGGATTCGATGAGCAGGTCAAGGCGTCGCGAGAGGTCGCCGCCGTCAAGCCCGGGAGATCCGTCTCATGA
- a CDS encoding Ig-like domain-containing protein translates to MTFSSIVRLGLRLLALSAGLLTARVEAQNSAQPMQLQADGQGVSGQLFVSPEILSNEMADELVFTLTSEPLYGRVGLAGGTNADVFANKTARLGYFAYRPEDDYEGYDSFTYEVLNRTNGLVFANEVEIDVTPPPPLEMDSFEVSADRERAVHAVPVTLQTRPNLPASTKLPSHEDFMSEVDRLSIVDAKIAYVLDDKARPAHGTARLDRATGQLSYAPAPNFIGEDRFTYYTIDENNPSIGVENVVTISVEPIRTNKTKFADRSKSREVDLVFVINNSPSMAPHQNRIADNLRRFRQLFDERELDYRIGVLTTDFVNAGQRGYKRVRGIELDSRGQPVLGRDGEPRRQTKQVASNGNLVTLPFLRQPWITPKTPDSVFAELVRVGTNGDSNRTAFTAVYNFVAGAYNGQNALLRPEATTIVVFFMDEEETRMATWRTARDGTRKAEWVQNGKLPELLQDYNADHPTERQTLDGYINYWVLRPFIIVKGNQRGKIEMHAVVSPSNVSHRRAAELTGGTVLNIESDFSASLAELGDRIADTVAVALDPVTIGSTLYQPSLRVLVDGSAVPADPKNGYIYDELTHSIRFQGTAKKAAFAAKIEISYEEHR, encoded by the coding sequence ATGACCTTCTCTTCCATTGTCCGCCTTGGGCTGCGTCTGCTGGCCCTCTCTGCCGGGCTCCTGACCGCACGCGTCGAGGCGCAGAACTCCGCCCAACCCATGCAACTGCAAGCCGACGGTCAGGGCGTTTCCGGACAGCTGTTCGTTTCTCCCGAGATCCTGAGCAACGAGATGGCCGACGAACTGGTGTTCACGCTCACGTCGGAGCCGCTTTACGGCCGGGTGGGCCTCGCGGGCGGCACCAACGCGGACGTATTTGCCAACAAGACCGCCCGTCTCGGCTACTTTGCCTACCGGCCCGAAGACGACTACGAGGGTTACGACTCGTTCACCTACGAGGTGCTCAATCGCACCAACGGATTGGTCTTTGCCAACGAGGTGGAGATCGACGTGACGCCGCCTCCGCCCCTGGAGATGGACTCGTTTGAAGTCAGTGCCGATCGCGAGCGCGCGGTGCATGCCGTGCCCGTCACCCTGCAGACCCGCCCGAACCTGCCGGCCTCGACCAAGCTCCCGAGCCATGAAGATTTCATGAGCGAAGTGGACCGCCTCTCCATCGTCGATGCCAAGATCGCCTACGTGCTCGACGACAAGGCCCGACCCGCCCATGGCACGGCCCGCCTCGATCGCGCCACCGGGCAGCTCAGCTACGCCCCCGCACCAAACTTCATCGGCGAGGACCGTTTCACCTACTACACGATCGACGAAAACAACCCGTCGATCGGCGTGGAAAACGTCGTCACGATAAGCGTGGAGCCGATCCGCACCAACAAGACGAAGTTCGCCGATCGCTCCAAGAGCCGCGAAGTTGATCTCGTTTTTGTCATCAACAACTCGCCCTCCATGGCCCCGCACCAGAACCGCATCGCGGACAACCTGCGGCGCTTCCGCCAGCTGTTCGACGAGCGCGAGCTCGACTACCGCATCGGCGTGCTCACGACCGACTTCGTCAACGCCGGCCAGCGTGGCTACAAACGCGTGCGCGGCATCGAACTCGATTCCCGCGGTCAACCGGTCCTTGGCCGCGACGGCGAACCCCGCCGCCAGACCAAACAAGTCGCCAGCAACGGCAACCTCGTCACGCTCCCCTTCCTCCGCCAGCCGTGGATCACGCCCAAGACCCCCGACAGCGTTTTCGCCGAACTCGTGCGGGTCGGCACCAACGGAGACAGCAACCGCACCGCCTTCACCGCCGTGTATAACTTCGTCGCCGGTGCCTACAACGGGCAGAATGCGCTGCTGCGCCCCGAGGCCACCACCATCGTCGTCTTTTTCATGGACGAAGAGGAAACCCGCATGGCGACCTGGCGGACCGCCCGGGACGGCACCCGCAAGGCCGAGTGGGTCCAGAACGGCAAGCTCCCCGAGCTCCTGCAGGATTATAACGCCGACCATCCCACTGAACGCCAGACTCTCGACGGCTACATCAACTACTGGGTCCTGCGCCCCTTCATCATCGTGAAGGGCAACCAGCGGGGTAAGATCGAAATGCACGCCGTGGTCTCACCCTCCAACGTCTCGCACCGCCGCGCCGCCGAATTGACCGGCGGCACCGTGCTCAACATCGAGAGCGATTTCTCCGCCTCGCTGGCCGAGCTGGGCGACCGCATCGCCGACACCGTGGCGGTCGCCCTCGACCCCGTCACCATCGGCTCCACGCTCTACCAGCCCAGCCTGCGCGTGCTCGTCGACGGCAGTGCCGTCCCCGCTGATCCGAAAAACGGATACATCTACGACGAACTCACCCACAGCATCCGCTTCCAAGGCACCGCGAAAAAAGCCGCCTTCGCCGCCAAGATCGAAATCTCCTACGAAGAACACCGCTGA
- a CDS encoding amidohydrolase family protein, which translates to MQSYPLHLGHFRAIRFSILMGVVLGESVLRAEIPATAEAPAVRVIDVHTHVFNVRDLPVYGILRSKGVGPVVAGVLARSILHMTPAAEEGEGLKGRNLWKSVDQPEATVLEQSERIILLRFLHEPDALADEDAPPPENKDTGGGRREREWRDDQLSQEGVKSLEMRRAFDGLSDDAVLIVESLRKAGFLIEEEHGEEARGEDKSIRTLRSAREKLAGYLSFFGIMVRRQDEIATYLRERAYPQVDLFLHHLMDMGTAYGDSPSNLFDRQIDGFARLDRRQGGRLIHFSAYDPFRNSDALPYAQRAMAAGAWGIKVYPPSGYRVAANVIPARPPVWKPSALDRWKSRYEQWRDAGELDAVLDEFFTWAAEKKVPLFTHCTPVGFEAEAGYGENSDPYFWRMVLEKHPDLVLCFGHAGGEAFWFSDPRLDSTMPPVSSAQRQRWHYGRQVVDLCLEFKNVYCGLDFLEPVLTPRGRALAGARLSSLIDLPSADGEWRLGDKVMYGTDWHMMQQVPGFEGYLAAWDEVFRSLDPRWRGRFFAGNAVEFLRMRERAQETRFSAVQRQYWSGLIQAIDRQ; encoded by the coding sequence ATGCAATCCTACCCGCTTCATCTTGGTCATTTTCGGGCCATTCGATTTTCGATCCTCATGGGCGTAGTCCTGGGGGAGTCGGTGCTGCGGGCCGAGATCCCGGCGACCGCAGAAGCCCCGGCCGTGCGGGTGATCGATGTCCATACCCATGTTTTCAACGTCAGAGACTTGCCGGTGTATGGCATTCTGCGATCGAAAGGCGTTGGGCCCGTGGTGGCGGGGGTGTTGGCGCGGTCGATCCTGCACATGACTCCGGCGGCCGAGGAGGGAGAGGGGCTGAAGGGACGCAACTTATGGAAATCGGTCGATCAACCGGAGGCTACCGTCCTTGAACAGTCTGAGCGAATCATCCTGCTGCGGTTTCTGCACGAGCCGGACGCGCTTGCGGATGAAGACGCGCCGCCACCCGAAAACAAGGACACGGGAGGGGGAAGGCGTGAGCGTGAGTGGCGGGATGACCAACTTTCCCAGGAGGGCGTGAAGTCATTGGAAATGCGCCGTGCGTTCGACGGGCTTTCCGATGACGCGGTGTTGATTGTGGAATCCCTGCGAAAGGCAGGATTCCTGATCGAGGAGGAACACGGGGAGGAGGCCCGTGGGGAGGATAAATCAATCCGGACGCTGCGTTCGGCCCGGGAGAAACTGGCCGGATATCTCAGCTTTTTCGGCATCATGGTGCGTCGTCAGGACGAGATCGCCACCTATCTGCGGGAACGTGCGTATCCGCAGGTGGATTTGTTCCTGCATCATCTGATGGACATGGGAACGGCCTACGGTGATTCGCCGAGTAATTTGTTTGATCGGCAGATCGATGGTTTTGCCCGGCTGGATCGACGCCAGGGCGGGCGTTTGATTCACTTTTCAGCCTATGATCCCTTCCGAAATAGCGACGCACTGCCCTACGCCCAGAGAGCCATGGCGGCGGGTGCCTGGGGCATCAAGGTGTATCCGCCTAGCGGTTACAGAGTAGCGGCCAACGTTATTCCCGCCCGCCCGCCCGTCTGGAAACCCTCCGCGTTGGACCGATGGAAGTCGCGCTACGAACAGTGGCGGGACGCCGGCGAACTCGATGCGGTTCTGGACGAATTCTTTACCTGGGCGGCGGAGAAAAAGGTTCCTTTGTTCACGCACTGCACTCCGGTCGGGTTCGAGGCGGAGGCTGGATATGGCGAGAATTCCGACCCGTATTTCTGGCGCATGGTATTAGAAAAACATCCCGACCTGGTGTTGTGCTTCGGCCACGCCGGCGGTGAAGCGTTCTGGTTCAGCGACCCCCGGCTGGACAGCACGATGCCCCCCGTGTCGTCGGCGCAACGGCAGCGGTGGCACTACGGTCGTCAGGTGGTCGACCTATGCCTCGAGTTCAAGAACGTCTACTGCGGTCTGGATTTTTTGGAGCCGGTGCTGACGCCGCGGGGCCGGGCCCTGGCCGGAGCGCGGCTTTCCTCCCTGATCGATCTCCCTTCCGCCGACGGCGAGTGGCGGTTGGGGGACAAGGTCATGTATGGAACCGACTGGCACATGATGCAGCAGGTCCCGGGGTTCGAAGGCTATCTGGCGGCCTGGGATGAGGTGTTTCGCTCGCTCGATCCGCGGTGGCGCGGACGGTTCTTTGCGGGCAACGCGGTGGAGTTTCTACGGATGAGGGAACGCGCGCAGGAAACCCGATTCTCCGCGGTTCAGCGCCAATATTGGTCGGGGCTGATCCAAGCGATTGACCGGCAATAG
- a CDS encoding Gfo/Idh/MocA family protein, whose protein sequence is MASSAPLRLGVIGAGANTREKHLPGFQTLPGVSVEVVCNRSPASSQTVADAFGIPRIASDWSAVVADPTIDAICIGTWPYLHAPITIAALAAGKHVLTEARMAMNASEAAAMVEAARQQPECVAQIVPSPITLPWDATIARLVATGAIGVLREIHFVNTSSASADPAAPLSWRLDRSLSGHNTMALGICYEAIQRWTLRRPTRVWATGTTFTTRRLDPATGAAREVEVPESLNFVARGPEGPVISGYLSSVESGPGRSVFVLNGSSGTLTLDLTTQELRHTPHHGETRLVDIPTAERGGWQVEADFVASIREGRPVTHTSFADGLDYMRFTTAVHDSVTAGGMETGVH, encoded by the coding sequence ATGGCCTCTTCAGCTCCCCTTCGCCTCGGTGTCATCGGCGCCGGCGCCAATACTCGCGAAAAACATCTCCCTGGATTTCAGACCCTGCCCGGCGTCAGTGTCGAGGTGGTGTGCAATCGCAGCCCGGCGTCGAGCCAGACCGTGGCGGACGCCTTTGGCATTCCGCGCATCGCATCCGATTGGTCGGCCGTGGTGGCGGACCCCACCATCGACGCCATTTGCATCGGCACCTGGCCCTACCTCCACGCGCCCATCACGATCGCGGCGCTGGCCGCCGGCAAACATGTGCTGACCGAAGCGCGCATGGCCATGAACGCGTCCGAAGCGGCCGCCATGGTGGAAGCCGCCCGACAGCAGCCCGAATGCGTCGCCCAAATCGTGCCGTCGCCAATCACCCTGCCCTGGGACGCCACCATCGCCCGCCTCGTCGCCACCGGTGCGATCGGCGTGCTCCGGGAGATCCATTTTGTGAATACATCATCGGCCAGCGCCGATCCGGCCGCGCCGTTGAGCTGGCGGCTGGACCGAAGCCTGAGCGGACACAACACGATGGCCCTCGGTATCTGCTACGAAGCAATCCAGCGCTGGACGCTTCGCCGCCCCACCCGGGTCTGGGCCACCGGCACCACCTTTACCACCCGTCGTCTCGATCCCGCGACGGGTGCCGCCCGCGAGGTGGAGGTGCCGGAAAGCCTGAATTTCGTGGCGCGCGGTCCGGAGGGTCCCGTGATTTCCGGCTACCTCAGCAGCGTCGAGTCCGGTCCCGGCCGCAGTGTCTTTGTGCTCAATGGCAGTTCCGGCACGCTGACGCTCGATCTGACCACCCAGGAACTGCGGCACACCCCGCATCACGGCGAAACCCGCCTGGTCGACATCCCCACCGCCGAACGGGGGGGCTGGCAGGTGGAAGCCGATTTCGTCGCCAGCATCCGCGAAGGCCGCCCCGTGACCCACACCTCGTTTGCCGACGGTCTCGACTACATGCGGTTCACGACAGCGGTGCACGACTCTGTGACCGCCGGCGGCATGGAAACAGGAGTGCACTAA
- a CDS encoding low molecular weight protein tyrosine phosphatase family protein: MEPLHLLFICSKNQWRSTTAEKIYREHPQIKTRSAGTSAKARHTVSTADIQWADLILVMERKHIQRLRASFPAAVKFKDLRVLEIEDRYRFMDPQLVIEIQSAVDPILTEALSNRTDFLEG; this comes from the coding sequence ATGGAACCATTGCATCTGCTATTTATCTGCTCGAAGAACCAATGGCGGAGCACAACGGCCGAGAAAATCTACCGGGAGCATCCGCAGATCAAAACGCGTTCCGCAGGAACGAGTGCCAAAGCGCGCCACACTGTATCCACGGCCGATATCCAGTGGGCTGATCTGATCCTCGTGATGGAGCGCAAACACATCCAGCGGCTACGGGCGAGTTTTCCCGCAGCGGTTAAGTTTAAGGATCTGCGCGTGCTGGAAATTGAGGATCGCTACCGTTTCATGGATCCCCAGCTCGTGATCGAAATCCAATCCGCCGTTGATCCGATCCTGACCGAGGCTTTATCGAATCGGACTGACTTTCTCGAAGGGTGA
- a CDS encoding cation:proton antiporter, translated as MPVSHHALLTLALALSLGLILIVISRRLKLPTLVFLLAGGILCGPEGWGILEPDALGEFLPVIVSLAVGIILFEGGLTLDIKGYLTGSTVIKRLLSVGVIITWLGVTGIVKLFFPVDWSTALLAGSLVIVTGPTVIAPLLKRIRIQPRLHHILQWEGVLIDAIGVFIALLCFEWVTAQSGGEGEALLNFGVRAVTGLVFGGVGGWVIYLALKWRLAPDNMTNSFALALAVLVFGLSETVQAEAGLLAVTVAGLIVGWRRPVELQKIREFKGELTELLIGLLFMLLSARLDLSRFVAFGQSGIIAVAVLLVTVRPLSILACTWGSGLNWREKVFLGWVAPRGIVAASMASLFALALADRASASFDPNFVETFTYSVIVTTVVLQGFTAGGLAWLLRLRQPMPKGWMVLGAHGLARPIATFLTKNTGTPTVLIDRNQRNAVGASREEFTVIHGDALEPEMLMERHDLVQTGHLLALTGNSDLNELACHRWAEMLPRTNLFRWSVDGAARHERGTHGTAIWTQLPRPGLIADELHTGESELTEFVVEKPGPLPPNTVPLLIARDRTVRPVSAAKPDFKKGDRLLLLHRSGSYLASALAAGGMIDLPNIEMQAPYTRLLEALGESYPALDVKALGEDLMHRAETFPFDIGHGVAVPHGYAPELPGRVCLFARDRSFGALTFLVLSPHADADGHLATLGEIARLCSIPERRVALLESEDLSTTVAIARDFGHG; from the coding sequence ATGCCCGTTTCTCATCACGCCCTGCTCACGCTGGCCCTCGCCCTCTCCCTCGGGCTCATCCTGATCGTCATCTCCCGGCGGTTAAAGTTGCCGACATTGGTTTTTCTGCTCGCAGGCGGCATCCTGTGCGGTCCGGAGGGCTGGGGTATTCTGGAGCCGGATGCGTTGGGCGAGTTTCTGCCCGTCATCGTATCGCTGGCCGTCGGCATCATCTTGTTCGAGGGCGGGCTGACCCTCGATATCAAGGGCTACCTCACGGGCTCGACCGTCATCAAACGCCTGCTCTCGGTCGGCGTGATCATCACGTGGCTCGGCGTCACCGGCATTGTGAAGCTCTTCTTTCCCGTCGACTGGTCGACCGCGTTGCTGGCGGGCAGTCTGGTGATCGTCACGGGGCCGACCGTCATCGCCCCGCTGTTGAAACGTATCCGTATCCAGCCGCGCCTGCATCACATCCTGCAATGGGAGGGCGTGCTGATCGACGCGATCGGCGTGTTCATCGCACTGCTGTGCTTCGAATGGGTCACCGCTCAAAGCGGCGGCGAGGGCGAGGCCTTGCTCAACTTCGGCGTGCGTGCCGTGACCGGCCTGGTGTTTGGCGGCGTCGGCGGCTGGGTCATTTATCTCGCGCTGAAGTGGCGGCTCGCGCCCGACAATATGACCAACAGCTTCGCGCTGGCATTGGCGGTGCTCGTGTTTGGCTTAAGCGAAACCGTGCAGGCGGAAGCCGGACTGTTGGCCGTCACGGTCGCGGGTTTGATCGTCGGCTGGCGGCGACCGGTCGAGCTGCAGAAGATCCGGGAATTCAAGGGCGAGCTGACCGAGCTGTTGATCGGTTTGCTCTTCATGCTGCTCTCGGCGCGTCTCGACTTGTCGCGCTTCGTGGCGTTCGGCCAAAGCGGCATCATCGCGGTGGCGGTGTTGCTGGTGACGGTGCGGCCGCTCTCGATCCTGGCATGCACGTGGGGGTCCGGACTGAATTGGCGAGAAAAGGTTTTTCTCGGTTGGGTCGCCCCTCGCGGCATCGTGGCGGCGTCGATGGCGTCCCTGTTTGCGTTGGCCTTGGCCGATCGCGCGTCCGCTTCGTTTGACCCCAATTTCGTCGAGACCTTCACCTACAGTGTGATCGTCACGACCGTGGTGTTGCAGGGCTTTACGGCCGGCGGACTCGCGTGGCTGCTGCGCCTGCGTCAACCCATGCCCAAGGGCTGGATGGTTCTCGGAGCCCACGGCCTCGCCCGCCCCATCGCGACGTTTCTCACGAAAAATACCGGCACGCCCACCGTGTTGATCGATCGCAACCAGCGCAACGCCGTGGGTGCCAGCCGTGAAGAGTTCACCGTCATTCACGGCGACGCGCTCGAACCTGAGATGCTGATGGAACGTCACGACCTCGTGCAGACGGGCCACCTGCTCGCGCTCACCGGCAATTCCGATCTCAACGAACTCGCCTGCCACCGCTGGGCCGAAATGCTGCCGCGGACCAACTTGTTTCGTTGGAGCGTCGACGGCGCCGCACGCCACGAGCGCGGCACGCACGGCACCGCCATCTGGACCCAATTACCCCGCCCGGGATTGATCGCCGATGAGCTCCACACCGGCGAAAGCGAACTCACGGAGTTTGTCGTCGAAAAACCCGGCCCGCTGCCGCCCAACACCGTGCCGTTGTTGATCGCCCGCGACCGCACGGTGCGACCGGTCTCCGCCGCCAAACCCGATTTCAAAAAGGGCGATCGTTTGCTGCTGTTGCACCGCTCTGGCAGCTACCTCGCCAGCGCCTTGGCGGCCGGCGGCATGATCGACCTGCCCAACATCGAAATGCAGGCGCCCTACACGCGTTTGCTGGAGGCCTTGGGCGAGAGCTACCCGGCCCTCGATGTCAAAGCCCTCGGCGAGGACTTGATGCATCGGGCGGAGACCTTCCCGTTCGACATCGGTCACGGCGTGGCGGTGCCCCACGGCTACGCACCGGAGTTGCCCGGCCGCGTCTGTTTGTTCGCCCGCGATCGCAGTTTTGGTGCGCTGACATTTCTGGTGCTCAGCCCCCACGCCGATGCCGACGGGCACCTCGCCACCCTGGGCGAAATCGCCCGGCTGTGCTCGATTCCCGAGCGCCGGGTCGCGCTGCTGGAAAGCGAAGATCTCAGCACGACCGTGGCCATCGCCCGCGACTTCGGCCACGGTTAA